One stretch of Streptomyces hygroscopicus DNA includes these proteins:
- a CDS encoding short-chain dehydrogenase has translation MSRTLDHDALRGRVAVVAGATRGAGRGIAAALGEAGATVVCTGRSSVSGRGGSDYDRPETIEETAELVTRLGGTGIAIRTDHLDPGQVGRLAQRIRHDHGGIDVLVNDIWGAERLKGGPADWNTPIWEHSLDDGLRILRLGLDTHLITSHHLLPLLIGEPGGLLVEMTDGTAAYNADRYRISVFYDLVKTAVNRLAFSQGHELAPYGATAVAITPGWLRSEMMLDAYGVGEDNWRDALLPDRGEGRPTAPGGFASSESPRYVGRAVAALAADPDRARWNQRSVSSAELAGEYGFTDIDGARPDGWTAT, from the coding sequence ATGAGCCGGACACTCGATCACGATGCACTGCGCGGACGTGTCGCCGTCGTCGCCGGGGCGACCCGCGGTGCCGGGCGCGGGATCGCCGCCGCGCTGGGCGAGGCCGGCGCCACCGTCGTCTGCACCGGGCGCAGCAGCGTATCGGGCAGGGGCGGGTCGGACTACGACCGGCCCGAGACGATCGAGGAGACGGCCGAGCTCGTCACGCGGCTCGGTGGCACCGGCATCGCCATCCGCACCGACCATCTCGACCCCGGGCAGGTCGGGCGGCTGGCCCAGCGCATCCGCCACGATCACGGCGGCATCGACGTCCTGGTCAACGACATCTGGGGCGCCGAGCGGCTCAAGGGCGGGCCCGCCGACTGGAACACCCCGATCTGGGAACACAGCCTCGACGACGGGCTGCGCATTCTCCGGCTCGGTCTAGACACCCACCTGATCACCTCGCATCACCTGCTGCCGCTGCTGATCGGCGAGCCGGGTGGTCTGCTCGTCGAGATGACCGACGGCACCGCCGCGTACAACGCCGACCGGTATCGCATCTCGGTCTTCTACGACCTGGTGAAGACCGCGGTGAACCGGCTGGCCTTCTCCCAGGGCCATGAGCTGGCGCCGTACGGGGCGACGGCGGTCGCCATCACACCGGGCTGGCTGCGCTCGGAGATGATGCTCGACGCCTACGGAGTCGGCGAGGACAACTGGCGTGACGCCCTGCTGCCGGACAGGGGCGAGGGCCGCCCGACGGCCCCCGGAGGCTTCGCGTCCTCCGAGTCCCCTCGCTACGTCGGCCGGGCCGTCGCCGCGCTGGCCGCCGATCCCGACCGGGCGAGGTGGAATCAGCGGTCGGTCAGCTCCGCGGAGCTCGCCGGGGAGTACGGATTCACCGACATCGACGGGGCGCGGCCCGACGGCTGGACC
- a CDS encoding D-alanyl-D-alanine carboxypeptidase: protein MHKRRGIVTPRWKVAAVASTVAVAIAVPVAMAQASAEPPPEVSAQGAYLLDTGSNKELMAKDANTKRPMASTTKIMTALVVLETRGLDLNQQVTVKQEYRDYVTKAGASTADLQTGDKLTVNQLLYALMLPSGCDAAMALADTFGTGDTTAERTKSFISKMNAKAEDLGLANTNYDSFDGVSADSDNYSTPRDLAQLTRRAMDNATFDTVVKSVSTKQEAPAANGNTRYYSWDNTNQLLGSYQGAIGVKTGTTTPAGPCLVFAAKRGDKEVVGVVLNDADRYPDAKKMLDWTYDTTTEVKWRQLPKGAQRD from the coding sequence ATGCATAAACGTCGTGGAATCGTGACCCCCCGCTGGAAAGTCGCGGCGGTCGCGTCCACGGTGGCCGTAGCGATCGCGGTCCCGGTGGCGATGGCCCAGGCTTCGGCCGAGCCGCCACCGGAGGTCAGCGCCCAGGGCGCCTACCTGCTCGACACCGGTTCCAACAAGGAGCTGATGGCCAAGGACGCCAACACCAAGCGTCCGATGGCGAGCACCACCAAGATCATGACTGCCCTCGTGGTGCTCGAGACCCGAGGTCTGGACCTCAACCAGCAGGTCACCGTCAAGCAGGAATACCGCGACTATGTCACCAAGGCGGGCGCCAGCACGGCGGACCTGCAGACCGGTGACAAACTCACCGTCAACCAGTTGCTGTACGCGTTGATGCTGCCGTCCGGCTGTGACGCGGCGATGGCGCTGGCCGACACCTTCGGCACCGGCGACACCACCGCCGAGCGCACCAAGTCCTTCATCTCCAAGATGAACGCGAAGGCGGAGGACCTCGGGCTGGCCAACACCAACTACGACTCCTTCGACGGTGTCTCGGCCGACAGCGACAACTACTCGACGCCCCGTGACCTGGCGCAGCTGACCCGCCGCGCCATGGACAACGCGACGTTCGACACGGTTGTCAAGTCGGTGTCCACCAAGCAGGAGGCACCGGCGGCCAACGGCAACACCCGGTACTACTCCTGGGACAACACCAACCAGTTGCTGGGCTCGTACCAGGGCGCGATCGGCGTCAAGACCGGGACCACCACCCCCGCCGGACCGTGTCTGGTGTTCGCCGCCAAGCGCGGTGACAAGGAGGTCGTGGGAGTCGTGCTCAACGACGCGGACCGCTACCCGGACGCGAAGAAGATGCTCGACTGGACGTACGACACCACCACCGAGGTGAAGTGGCGCCAGCTTCCCAAGGGCGCCCAGCGGGACTGA
- a CDS encoding alpha/beta hydrolase, translating into MAFTLDPELAAVLQALAEQGGPTPPPARDDWRTLRARGMASMRWLASLLPAYPSGFPLVKADSHKVRSADGAEVLVRWYEKADSAPGSAVVYAHGGGMIAGSVDLYDSVVAGYVQATGVPFLSVDYRLAPDAATGTGPVEDVFAALTWLGGHAAELRVDPSRVAVMGDSAGGGLAAGTAILARERGVPLARQALLYPMLDDRTLTPDPRLTPYVAWTWDDNWTGWHALLGTAFGTDAGPPEAAPARVATVADLAPAYVEVGELDIFRAEAVTYAQRLAEADVSTELHVHSGAIHEYDRLAPASRLARRAMEDRRRVISAL; encoded by the coding sequence ATGGCCTTCACCCTCGACCCTGAGCTCGCCGCGGTGCTGCAGGCCCTCGCCGAGCAGGGTGGCCCCACTCCCCCGCCCGCACGCGACGACTGGCGGACGCTGCGCGCCAGGGGCATGGCCTCGATGCGGTGGCTGGCCTCCCTGCTTCCGGCCTACCCCTCCGGCTTTCCCCTGGTGAAGGCGGACTCGCACAAGGTGCGGTCCGCGGACGGGGCGGAGGTCCTCGTCCGCTGGTACGAGAAGGCCGACTCCGCGCCGGGTTCCGCGGTCGTCTACGCCCATGGCGGAGGGATGATCGCCGGCAGTGTCGACCTCTACGACTCCGTCGTCGCCGGGTACGTCCAGGCGACCGGGGTGCCGTTCCTGTCCGTGGACTACCGTCTGGCCCCCGACGCGGCCACCGGCACCGGCCCCGTCGAGGACGTGTTCGCCGCGCTGACCTGGTTGGGCGGCCACGCGGCCGAGCTGAGGGTCGACCCCAGCCGCGTCGCCGTCATGGGCGACAGCGCCGGGGGCGGGCTCGCCGCGGGCACGGCGATCCTCGCCCGTGAGCGGGGAGTTCCCCTCGCTCGCCAGGCGCTGCTGTATCCCATGCTGGACGATCGCACTCTCACCCCGGATCCACGGCTGACCCCGTATGTCGCCTGGACCTGGGACGACAACTGGACGGGCTGGCACGCCCTGCTGGGCACGGCATTCGGCACCGACGCCGGCCCGCCGGAGGCGGCGCCCGCGCGCGTCGCCACCGTCGCGGACCTGGCACCCGCCTATGTCGAGGTCGGAGAGCTCGACATCTTCCGTGCCGAGGCCGTCACCTACGCACAGCGGCTCGCCGAGGCCGATGTCTCCACCGAACTGCATGTCCACAGCGGGGCCATCCACGAGTACGACCGGCTCGCCCCCGCCTCCCGGCTCGCCCGCCGTGCCATGGAGGACCGCAGGCGGGTGATCTCCGCGCTCTGA
- a CDS encoding inositol phosphatase, giving the protein MSTATGTTPDTGLDATLLNRVTAAVRTAGELLRQRHTPQARGVALDEIVTEIHANDDAVLDVLKAPLMAARPGARWAEDELEGGALPPGEWWIVDPAEGNINHVHGMDDWAVTATLVRDNHPVLTVVHLPLTGDWYTAVAGQGAHLNGAPLRVSAKTDLGAALVGTGQARPGEDERTFRRIGASVTRMLIHGLVVRVSVPATLQLIQVAAGRMDAFWQFSDVRSGLVAGALLVAEAGGTVTGTGGNPWDLAGRDFLATAPGIHAAAVAVLSSRA; this is encoded by the coding sequence ATGTCCACTGCCACCGGCACCACCCCCGACACCGGCCTCGACGCCACCTTGCTCAACCGGGTCACCGCCGCCGTACGCACCGCCGGCGAACTGCTGCGGCAGCGCCACACCCCACAGGCCCGCGGTGTGGCCCTCGACGAGATCGTCACGGAGATCCACGCCAATGACGACGCCGTACTCGACGTCCTGAAGGCGCCGCTGATGGCCGCGAGGCCGGGCGCGCGCTGGGCCGAGGACGAGTTGGAAGGTGGTGCGCTGCCTCCGGGCGAGTGGTGGATCGTCGACCCGGCCGAGGGCAATATCAACCATGTGCACGGCATGGACGACTGGGCCGTGACCGCCACCCTCGTCCGCGACAACCACCCGGTCCTCACCGTCGTCCACCTTCCGCTGACCGGCGACTGGTACACCGCGGTGGCCGGTCAGGGCGCCCATCTGAACGGGGCGCCACTGCGGGTGTCGGCCAAGACGGACCTGGGCGCGGCCCTGGTCGGCACGGGCCAGGCCCGTCCCGGAGAGGACGAGCGCACGTTCCGCCGGATCGGCGCCTCGGTCACGCGGATGCTGATCCACGGCCTGGTCGTCCGTGTCTCGGTGCCCGCCACCCTGCAGCTGATCCAGGTCGCCGCCGGACGCATGGACGCGTTCTGGCAGTTCTCCGATGTGCGCTCGGGTCTGGTGGCCGGGGCCCTGCTGGTCGCCGAGGCCGGGGGCACCGTCACCGGCACCGGGGGCAATCCATGGGACCTGGCCGGCCGTGACTTCCTGGCCACCGCCCCCGGTATCCACGCCGCGGCCGTCGCTGTCCTGTCCTCCCGCGCCTGA
- a CDS encoding NADP oxidoreductase — protein MTSIGILGTGRVGSGLARALATAGHQITLGHRQPSQETAADETGTTVPAIRHADQRTTTATAEVVINATPGDTALERLSALHTELAGKILIDVSNATRHTADGLPSDLCYPGGSLAEQLQRALPATRVVKTLNTMLFPVMTAPADLSTPPTAYLSGDDADAKAITADLLAGLGWKPEWIEDLGDITTARATEALVLLVPHVLRRHGLRPFAVALAR, from the coding sequence ATGACCAGCATCGGCATCCTCGGCACCGGACGCGTCGGAAGCGGTCTCGCCCGCGCCCTCGCCACCGCCGGGCACCAGATCACCCTCGGCCACCGGCAACCGTCCCAGGAGACCGCGGCCGACGAGACCGGCACCACCGTCCCGGCGATCCGCCACGCCGACCAGCGCACCACCACCGCCACCGCCGAGGTCGTCATCAACGCCACCCCGGGTGACACCGCCCTGGAACGCCTCTCCGCCCTGCACACCGAGCTGGCGGGCAAGATCCTCATCGATGTCTCCAACGCCACCCGGCACACCGCCGACGGGCTTCCCTCCGACCTGTGCTATCCCGGCGGCAGTCTGGCCGAGCAGCTTCAGCGGGCCCTGCCCGCGACCCGGGTGGTCAAGACCCTCAACACCATGCTCTTCCCGGTCATGACCGCCCCCGCCGACCTGTCCACCCCGCCCACCGCCTACCTCTCCGGCGACGACGCGGACGCCAAGGCCATCACCGCGGACCTCCTCGCCGGCCTCGGCTGGAAGCCCGAGTGGATCGAGGACCTCGGGGACATCACCACCGCGCGCGCCACCGAAGCCCTCGTCCTGCTCGTGCCCCATGTGCTGCGCCGCCACGGACTCCGGCCGTTCGCCGTCGCCCTGGCCCGCTGA
- a CDS encoding transcriptional regulator produces MTGRDGETTGSATTGPADAGGQRKGRRPLRIALLIVVSFLVLLGGGVGWLYFKLNGNITTFGADGLSDNRPEGNAAGQNVLVIGSDTRSGDNSKLGGGTGDVGRSDTALLLHVYSDGKHAVGVSIPRDTLVDIPPCRLPDGKWTRTQRNTMFNSAFSVGETAQGNPACTQNTVEKLTGLRMDHTVVIDFEGFARMTSAVGGVQVCVPQNVYERDLSPNRGTRGKRIFSKGVQTVSGQKALDYVRIRHGIGDGSDIGRIQRQQAFISSLFKKVKGQGFDPTALYPLADAATKSMTVDPGLGSAKKLMSFAMSLKDIDLHNTKFLTIPWRYQGERVAVVQPDADALWADIRADRTIDGKAAGGKKGGHRASATPSGTPSATSTVAGAGISVTVYNGTTTPGLAARAADTLTTHGFTVAGATNADSQDHATTVIGYGPGERDKARTVAQLFPGAELRPATTPGISLTLGQTYLTAPSPGASTPSTPSALPSKVAEDARSADDDPCSNLSYG; encoded by the coding sequence ATGACAGGCAGAGACGGGGAGACGACGGGAAGCGCCACCACGGGGCCGGCCGACGCGGGCGGGCAGCGCAAGGGGCGCCGCCCGCTGCGGATCGCTCTGCTGATCGTGGTGTCGTTCCTGGTGCTGCTCGGCGGCGGGGTGGGCTGGCTCTACTTCAAGCTGAACGGCAACATCACCACCTTCGGGGCGGACGGCCTCTCGGACAATCGCCCCGAAGGCAATGCCGCCGGCCAGAACGTGCTGGTCATCGGATCGGACACCCGGTCGGGCGACAACAGCAAGCTGGGCGGCGGCACCGGAGACGTGGGCCGCTCGGACACCGCCCTCCTGCTGCATGTCTACTCCGATGGCAAGCACGCGGTCGGGGTGTCGATACCCCGCGACACCCTGGTCGACATCCCGCCGTGCCGGCTGCCCGACGGCAAATGGACCAGGACGCAGCGGAACACCATGTTCAACTCGGCGTTCTCCGTGGGCGAGACGGCGCAGGGCAACCCGGCCTGCACCCAGAACACCGTCGAGAAGCTGACCGGGCTGCGTATGGACCACACCGTCGTCATCGACTTCGAAGGCTTCGCGCGGATGACCTCCGCGGTCGGCGGGGTGCAGGTCTGCGTACCCCAGAACGTCTATGAACGCGATCTGAGCCCCAACCGCGGCACCCGCGGCAAGCGCATCTTCAGCAAGGGGGTGCAGACGGTCTCCGGGCAGAAGGCGCTGGACTACGTCCGCATCCGCCACGGCATCGGCGACGGCTCCGACATCGGGCGCATACAGCGGCAGCAGGCGTTCATCTCCAGTCTGTTCAAGAAGGTGAAGGGCCAGGGATTCGACCCGACCGCGCTGTATCCGCTGGCGGACGCGGCCACCAAGTCCATGACCGTGGACCCGGGGCTCGGGTCGGCCAAGAAGCTGATGTCCTTCGCCATGTCGCTGAAGGACATCGATCTGCACAACACCAAGTTCCTCACCATCCCCTGGCGCTACCAGGGCGAACGCGTGGCCGTGGTCCAGCCCGACGCCGATGCGCTGTGGGCCGACATCAGGGCCGACCGCACCATCGACGGGAAGGCGGCCGGTGGGAAGAAGGGCGGGCATCGGGCCTCCGCCACCCCGAGCGGCACCCCGAGCGCCACGTCCACCGTGGCGGGCGCGGGCATCAGCGTCACCGTGTACAACGGCACCACCACCCCGGGGCTCGCCGCACGCGCCGCGGACACCCTCACGACGCATGGCTTCACCGTGGCAGGCGCCACGAACGCCGACAGCCAGGACCACGCCACCACCGTGATCGGCTACGGCCCCGGCGAGCGGGACAAGGCCCGGACCGTGGCCCAGCTCTTCCCCGGCGCCGAACTGCGGCCCGCCACCACCCCGGGTATCAGCCTCACCCTGGGGCAGACGTATCTCACCGCGCCCTCTCCCGGCGCCTCCACGCCCTCCACGCCCTCCGCGCTGCCCTCGAAGGTGGCCGAGGACGCCCGCTCCGCCGACGACGACCCCTGCTCCAATCTGTCCTATGGCTGA
- a CDS encoding transglycosylase, with protein sequence MGIVSWIILGLLAGVIAKVLLPGRDPGGLIGTTIIGIAGAFVGGWISAQFFDREVQKEFFDPATWGAAIGGAFVLLVVYRLLFGNSRN encoded by the coding sequence GTGGGTATCGTGAGCTGGATCATCCTCGGCCTGCTGGCCGGAGTCATCGCCAAGGTCCTTCTCCCCGGGCGTGACCCGGGCGGGCTGATCGGCACCACGATCATCGGCATCGCGGGGGCCTTCGTGGGCGGCTGGATCTCCGCGCAGTTCTTCGACCGGGAGGTCCAGAAGGAGTTCTTCGACCCTGCCACCTGGGGCGCGGCGATCGGCGGCGCGTTCGTTCTCCTCGTCGTGTACCGCCTGCTGTTCGGCAATTCACGGAACTGA
- a CDS encoding DNA-binding protein — MARHELARFLRDRREALRPHDIGLPADPHRRTPGLRREEVAELAHMSVDYYTRLEQARGPRPSPRILDGLAGALRLAPAERSHLFRLAGTSAPPGVRAVRRVRPHIAQMLRRLPDTGAIVTDAAYDVVAWNPLAQALLGEDLRRHSNLARRRFLARGHAYESSSAQEFGHIVVARLRRAADRYPRDTALTVLLGELRTGSEEFRQIWDERPVHAPGHRTKTIDHPTAGTLKLNCDVLLVPEDDQEVVLITADPGSPSARTIRGLAGAAAP, encoded by the coding sequence ATGGCGAGGCACGAACTGGCCCGCTTCCTGCGGGACCGCCGCGAGGCGCTGCGCCCCCACGACATCGGTCTGCCCGCCGACCCCCACCGCCGTACGCCGGGTCTGCGGCGGGAGGAGGTGGCGGAGCTGGCCCATATGTCGGTCGACTACTACACCCGCCTCGAACAGGCCCGGGGCCCCCGGCCCTCGCCGCGCATCCTGGACGGGCTGGCGGGGGCGCTGCGGCTCGCGCCCGCCGAGCGCAGCCATCTGTTCCGGCTCGCGGGGACCAGCGCGCCCCCGGGTGTGCGGGCGGTGCGGCGGGTACGCCCGCATATCGCCCAGATGCTGCGGCGGCTGCCCGACACCGGGGCGATCGTCACCGACGCGGCCTACGACGTGGTCGCCTGGAACCCGCTGGCGCAGGCCCTGCTCGGCGAGGACCTCCGCCGGCACAGCAACCTCGCCCGCCGCCGTTTCCTGGCCCGGGGCCACGCGTACGAGAGCTCCAGCGCCCAGGAATTCGGCCACATCGTGGTCGCACGGCTGCGCCGGGCCGCCGACCGCTACCCCCGTGACACGGCGCTCACCGTACTGCTGGGCGAACTGCGCACCGGCAGCGAGGAGTTCCGGCAGATCTGGGACGAGCGTCCGGTCCACGCGCCCGGCCACCGGACCAAGACCATCGACCACCCCACGGCCGGAACACTCAAGCTGAACTGTGACGTCCTGCTGGTACCCGAGGACGACCAGGAAGTGGTCCTGATCACGGCCGACCCCGGGTCGCCCTCCGCCCGTACGATCCGCGGGCTCGCGGGCGCGGCGGCGCCCTGA
- a CDS encoding short-chain dehydrogenase, translating to MNNRTALVTGANKGIGKDIAHQLAAEGLTVYVGSRDAERGRRAVEEIGGGARPMVLDVTDPGSIATAAAQLDRLDILVNNAGIMVDGGTAPEADLDSFRRTYETNVFGVLAVTNAFLPALRRSPAPRIVNISSGTGSLTWSADPEHQFAVSAGSGAAYRSSKTALNALTVYTAQALASEGFKVNALAPGLRRTDLNARAAESDGDPAEAAAGAVRLALLPDTGPTGGFFSWDGTPVPW from the coding sequence ATGAACAATCGCACAGCACTGGTCACCGGTGCCAACAAGGGCATCGGCAAGGACATCGCACATCAGCTCGCCGCCGAGGGGCTCACCGTGTACGTGGGCTCGCGCGACGCCGAGCGGGGGCGGCGGGCCGTCGAGGAGATCGGCGGCGGCGCCCGGCCGATGGTGCTCGACGTGACCGACCCCGGCAGTATCGCCACGGCCGCCGCGCAACTGGACCGGCTGGACATCCTGGTCAACAACGCGGGCATCATGGTGGACGGCGGCACGGCGCCCGAGGCGGATCTCGACAGCTTCCGCCGGACGTATGAGACCAACGTCTTCGGTGTTCTCGCCGTCACCAACGCCTTTCTTCCGGCCCTGCGCCGCTCGCCCGCCCCCCGGATCGTGAATATCTCCAGCGGCACCGGTTCGCTGACCTGGAGCGCGGACCCGGAGCACCAGTTCGCCGTCTCCGCCGGATCGGGCGCGGCCTATCGCTCCTCCAAGACGGCCCTGAACGCCCTGACCGTCTACACCGCCCAGGCCCTGGCGTCCGAGGGCTTCAAGGTCAACGCGCTGGCCCCCGGGCTGCGCAGGACCGATCTGAACGCCCGCGCCGCCGAGAGCGACGGGGATCCGGCCGAGGCGGCGGCGGGCGCGGTCCGGCTCGCCCTTCTGCCGGACACCGGGCCCACCGGCGGGTTCTTCTCCTGGGACGGCACACCGGTGCCCTGGTAG
- a CDS encoding major facilitator transporter has translation MSSSSTTTEPTEPTEPQSPARLSHRQVVTVLSGLMLGMFLAALDQTVVSSALRTIADDLHGLTAQAWVTTAYLVTGTIVTPLYGKLSDIYGRRPVYLTAIVLFTFGSLLCGFATSIHQLAAFRAVQGLGGGGLMSLAMTIIADITSPRERGRYQGYITAVFAGSSVVGPLVGGVFAGRATLLGLDGWRWIFLVNIPLAALAIVVILRVLHVPHQPVRHRLDYGGALTLAVGIVPLLIVAEQGRSWGWGSPRALMMYAVGVVGLVSFVLLERRMADAALLPVKLFRIRAFRLGTVLHFTVGITMFGAMTTLPLYLQLAKGMSPMKAGLATLPTMAANVTVTLVVGRLMSRTGRFKVHLVAGVGSLTVAMLVFATLRDDSPLWYVAIGMVFMGAGLGAAMQTITTLAQSEVPGRDMGAATASVNFFRSNGGTVGAAAFLSILFSLAGSRISERLAVASEDASFRRLAEEPANAEALKGVLRPDGGVNLEDSAFLRHLDPGVAQPFLEGYVSALRVVFLTGAAVALIAFVIAAWRVPNTQLSAD, from the coding sequence ATGTCGTCCTCATCCACCACCACCGAGCCCACCGAGCCCACCGAGCCCCAGAGCCCCGCCCGGCTGTCCCACCGCCAGGTCGTCACCGTGCTGTCCGGACTGATGCTCGGCATGTTCCTCGCCGCGCTCGACCAGACCGTGGTCTCCTCGGCACTGCGCACCATCGCCGACGATCTGCACGGCCTCACCGCCCAGGCGTGGGTGACCACCGCCTATCTCGTCACCGGCACCATCGTCACCCCGCTGTACGGCAAGCTCTCCGACATCTACGGCCGCCGGCCGGTCTATCTGACCGCCATCGTGCTGTTCACCTTCGGGTCGCTGCTGTGCGGATTCGCCACGTCCATCCACCAGCTCGCGGCCTTCCGGGCGGTCCAGGGCCTCGGCGGTGGCGGACTGATGTCGCTGGCCATGACGATCATCGCCGACATCACCTCGCCACGGGAGCGCGGCCGCTACCAGGGCTACATCACGGCGGTGTTCGCCGGTTCCAGCGTCGTCGGCCCCCTGGTGGGCGGGGTGTTCGCCGGGCGCGCCACCCTGCTGGGGCTCGACGGATGGCGCTGGATCTTCCTGGTCAACATCCCGCTGGCGGCCCTCGCCATCGTGGTGATCCTGCGCGTGCTGCACGTGCCCCACCAGCCCGTACGGCACCGTCTGGACTACGGCGGGGCGCTGACGCTGGCGGTCGGGATCGTGCCCCTGCTCATCGTCGCCGAACAGGGGCGGAGCTGGGGCTGGGGCTCTCCCCGGGCGCTGATGATGTACGCGGTGGGGGTGGTCGGGCTGGTCTCCTTCGTGCTGCTGGAGCGGCGGATGGCGGACGCCGCGCTGCTGCCGGTCAAACTGTTCCGCATCCGCGCGTTCCGGCTGGGCACCGTGCTGCACTTCACCGTGGGCATCACCATGTTCGGCGCCATGACCACGCTTCCGCTGTATCTGCAGCTGGCCAAGGGCATGAGCCCGATGAAGGCGGGCCTGGCCACGCTGCCGACCATGGCGGCGAATGTGACGGTGACCCTCGTGGTGGGCCGGCTGATGTCACGGACGGGCCGGTTCAAGGTCCATCTGGTGGCGGGGGTCGGCTCCCTCACCGTCGCCATGCTGGTGTTCGCCACGCTGAGGGACGACAGCCCGCTGTGGTACGTCGCCATCGGCATGGTGTTCATGGGGGCGGGCCTGGGCGCGGCGATGCAGACGATCACCACGCTCGCCCAGTCCGAGGTGCCCGGACGCGACATGGGGGCGGCCACCGCGTCGGTGAACTTCTTCCGCTCCAACGGCGGCACGGTGGGCGCCGCCGCCTTCCTGTCCATCCTCTTCTCCCTGGCCGGTTCGCGGATCAGCGAACGCCTGGCGGTGGCCTCCGAGGACGCGTCGTTCCGCCGACTGGCCGAGGAACCGGCGAACGCGGAGGCGCTGAAGGGCGTCCTGCGGCCCGACGGCGGGGTGAACCTGGAGGACTCGGCGTTCCTCCGCCACCTCGATCCGGGCGTGGCGCAGCCGTTCCTGGAGGGCTATGTCAGCGCCCTGCGCGTGGTGTTCCTCACCGGGGCCGCGGTGGCCCTGATCGCCTTCGTGATCGCCGCCTGGCGAGTGCCGAACACCCAGCTCTCCGCCGACTGA
- a CDS encoding glycosyl transferase produces the protein MFTTLGSPSHGRAQLPLARSLAAAGHEVLVVTTPALAFVFEREEVRVTSAIGDFSPSAFLGTVLAEENPQSGPPEMAGEELQARMLRLMAKAVSGPMATMLLDTLLPVAHDFRPDLILRDGMDLASCVIAETLGIPQLSTPSGASNTFDPAGILPGLNALRKRRGLSTLEDPLSLIPHGRVDYVPPAFSFARHLPASWSYRQTVDVDRGAALPRWVADLPTDRPLIFAAIGTAIPMFHGNSEADVPASPLPVPDPVDTLHAMIQGLSRLEECTVVLATSGIPVDTDGLPPHVHITKRLPQPLLLESVDLFLTHGGFNSIRESMRTATPMAVLPQFGDQPGNAQRVEELGLGRHITDPTPDGITTVCRELLADDDCRAVARRARLEMLALPEIDSAVADLEKIAG, from the coding sequence ATGTTCACCACGCTCGGCAGCCCCTCCCACGGCCGGGCCCAGCTTCCCCTCGCCCGGTCCCTCGCGGCCGCCGGCCATGAAGTGCTGGTCGTCACCACCCCGGCCCTCGCCTTCGTCTTCGAACGGGAGGAGGTGCGGGTGACGAGCGCCATCGGCGACTTCAGCCCGTCCGCCTTCCTCGGCACCGTACTGGCCGAGGAGAACCCCCAGAGCGGTCCGCCGGAGATGGCCGGCGAGGAGCTGCAGGCGCGCATGCTGCGCCTCATGGCCAAGGCCGTGTCCGGTCCGATGGCCACGATGCTGCTGGACACCCTGCTCCCCGTGGCACACGACTTCCGCCCCGACCTCATCCTGCGCGACGGCATGGACCTCGCCTCCTGCGTCATCGCCGAAACGCTCGGCATCCCCCAGCTCTCCACCCCCTCCGGGGCCTCCAACACCTTCGACCCGGCCGGAATACTGCCGGGCCTCAACGCCCTGCGGAAACGGCGGGGACTGTCCACCCTCGAGGACCCGCTGTCGCTCATCCCGCACGGGCGCGTCGACTACGTACCACCGGCCTTCTCCTTCGCCCGCCATCTGCCGGCCTCCTGGTCCTACCGGCAGACGGTGGACGTGGACCGCGGCGCCGCGCTGCCGCGCTGGGTCGCCGATCTGCCCACCGACCGGCCCCTGATATTCGCCGCCATCGGCACCGCGATCCCCATGTTCCACGGCAACAGTGAGGCGGACGTCCCCGCGTCGCCCCTGCCGGTGCCGGATCCGGTGGACACGCTGCACGCCATGATCCAGGGGCTGTCGCGGCTGGAGGAGTGCACCGTCGTCCTCGCCACCTCCGGCATCCCCGTGGACACCGACGGGTTGCCGCCGCATGTGCACATCACCAAGCGGCTGCCACAGCCCCTGCTGCTGGAATCCGTGGACCTCTTCCTCACCCACGGCGGCTTCAACAGCATCCGCGAATCGATGCGCACCGCGACACCGATGGCCGTGCTGCCCCAGTTCGGCGATCAGCCCGGCAACGCACAGCGGGTCGAGGAACTCGGCCTCGGCCGGCACATCACCGACCCCACGCCGGACGGCATCACCACCGTCTGCCGTGAGCTGCTGGCCGACGACGACTGCCGCGCCGTGGCCCGCCGGGCGCGGCTGGAGATGCTGGCGCTGCCGGAGATCGACAGTGCCGTCGCCGACCTGGAGAAGATCGCCGGATAA